A section of the Chitinivibrionales bacterium genome encodes:
- a CDS encoding HNH endonuclease — protein MPPRYVHTIEQELFYEYAKLMSRSAFNGAINYGFVTDRFEALVSGAITMSGTIREWQRERELPDACVFCGAKDNLTVDHLIPWSRGGNGSSDNVVFSCKSCNSSRGDRGIFQWLGLTKKNKLHRVVAGKYLKELYKMHKEMGTLSVSTRTLDTLCKNCKNPQTCREWGTIGKLTSLCLESVF, from the coding sequence ATGCCGCCAAGATACGTGCACACCATCGAACAGGAGCTGTTCTACGAATACGCCAAGCTCATGTCGCGCTCCGCATTCAACGGCGCAATAAATTACGGGTTCGTCACCGACCGGTTCGAGGCGCTGGTGTCCGGAGCCATCACCATGTCCGGCACCATACGCGAATGGCAGCGCGAGCGCGAGCTCCCCGACGCCTGCGTGTTCTGCGGCGCAAAGGACAACCTCACCGTAGACCACCTCATTCCATGGTCGCGCGGCGGCAACGGCTCGTCCGATAATGTCGTGTTCTCCTGCAAGTCCTGCAACTCGTCGCGCGGTGACAGGGGCATTTTCCAGTGGCTCGGGCTCACGAAAAAAAACAAGCTGCACAGGGTCGTGGCCGGCAAGTACCTCAAGGAACTTTACAAAATGCACAAGGAGATGGGCACCCTCAGTGTATCGACGCGGACACTCGACACGCTGTGCAAGAACTGCAAGAACCCGCAGACCTGCAGGGAATGGGGCACGATTGGCAAGCTGACGAGTCTTTGCCTGGAAAGCGTGTTCTGA
- a CDS encoding class I SAM-dependent methyltransferase, translating into MPEKLKISLGEVQKTLLLPLWGRALETKSQNPLIRDPMACEIVGRLDFDFDDMTRRVPMQLRINSAIRAFHFDAALRQFIAECPDATVVNIGAGLDTTFFRVDNGKIFWYDLDLPDTMALRRGLIPEGERNRCIVKSVFDRAWFNDVAVRRSKVFFMAAGVFFYLKEDDIRRLFLDLIDEFPGSQIMFEAYSKFMLRIRNRTIKKQRDASPFLAAAQWAAGSSAPIAKWSPRIKVIDDFPYYSRVDMARHWDKKLLFPLRVIHFLNGVRMVRLGLG; encoded by the coding sequence ATGCCTGAAAAACTAAAAATCTCCCTTGGCGAAGTACAGAAGACGCTTTTACTGCCCCTCTGGGGCCGCGCGCTGGAAACAAAAAGCCAAAACCCGCTCATCCGCGACCCCATGGCCTGCGAGATCGTGGGCCGACTGGATTTCGACTTCGACGACATGACCCGCCGCGTGCCCATGCAACTGCGGATCAACAGCGCTATCCGCGCGTTTCATTTCGACGCCGCGCTTCGGCAGTTCATCGCCGAATGTCCGGACGCGACCGTGGTGAACATCGGCGCGGGGCTCGACACCACGTTTTTCCGCGTTGACAATGGGAAAATATTTTGGTACGATCTTGACCTGCCCGACACCATGGCCCTTCGGCGCGGCCTGATACCGGAAGGGGAGCGCAACAGGTGTATTGTGAAATCGGTCTTTGACCGTGCCTGGTTCAACGACGTCGCGGTGCGGCGCTCAAAGGTCTTTTTCATGGCAGCCGGGGTCTTCTTTTACCTTAAGGAAGACGATATCCGTCGATTGTTTCTCGACCTCATCGACGAATTCCCCGGCAGCCAGATCATGTTCGAGGCGTATTCGAAGTTCATGCTGCGCATCAGGAACCGCACCATAAAAAAGCAGCGGGACGCCTCGCCGTTTCTCGCGGCCGCTCAGTGGGCGGCGGGCTCCAGCGCGCCAATTGCGAAATGGAGTCCCCGCATAAAAGTTATCGATGATTTTCCGTATTATTCCAGGGTCGACATGGCACGGCACTGGGACAAAAAACTCCTGTTTCCGCTCCGGGTGATACATTTTCTCAACGGGGTGAGAATGGTGCGCCTGGGGTTGGGCTGA
- a CDS encoding YgiQ family radical SAM protein: protein MDTIPVKPVAMGTFLPTTREEMRQQGIDQLDVIIVTGDAYVDHPAFGAALVGRYLQSLGATVGIIAMPDVKNPSDFTALGAPRYFFGVTAGNVDSMISLFTAQKKPRSDDPYVPGGAAGRRPARATIAFCNALKQAFKGVPIVIGGVEASLRRIVHYDFWSDTIRQPLLLDCKADILAYGMAEHPLRSLVSRCKHGEPLDNALDIPGTAVRLGQAQLQQVLSDPRQRFVRLPSYDEILKSRAAFSRMTRLFYENPESAFLQECGTLAVLVNKPAEPLTQGEIDRVYELPFTYHPHPSYTRAIPAYEQIKDSVTVVRGCFGGCNFCGLGAHQGKTMQSRSKESVVREIRRRAMIPGWKGIVSDLGGPTANMYGLFCRRPKDGKPCGRRSCLSPAACGYLQTSQAAFADLIRTVCGLDMVKHVSINSGVRMDLALLWPEIIEVVAKKATGGQLSVAPEHLARHALRAMGKPEETGWQRFEELFSAASSRAGKQQYLVPYFIAGHPGSTIDDARELGQYLKRRGIKARNVQEYIPIPMTVSCSVYATGEDPFTGKPVPVSYKLSDVRRQKDLIMWWQTPEQPRHPRRQLGGFRR, encoded by the coding sequence ATGGATACAATTCCCGTAAAACCGGTTGCCATGGGAACATTTCTGCCCACGACGCGGGAAGAGATGCGGCAGCAGGGCATTGATCAACTCGACGTCATCATCGTGACGGGCGATGCCTACGTCGACCATCCGGCGTTCGGCGCTGCGCTGGTGGGGCGGTACCTCCAGTCGCTCGGAGCGACGGTCGGCATCATCGCGATGCCTGATGTCAAGAACCCTTCGGATTTCACCGCGCTCGGCGCGCCGCGGTATTTCTTCGGGGTCACCGCAGGAAACGTTGATTCCATGATTTCACTATTCACCGCGCAAAAGAAACCGCGCAGCGACGACCCGTATGTCCCCGGCGGTGCCGCGGGGCGCAGGCCAGCCCGCGCCACCATCGCCTTTTGCAATGCACTCAAGCAGGCGTTCAAGGGCGTGCCCATCGTGATCGGCGGGGTGGAGGCGAGCCTGCGCCGCATCGTCCATTACGATTTCTGGTCGGACACCATTCGGCAGCCGCTATTGCTCGACTGCAAGGCCGACATTCTCGCCTATGGGATGGCCGAGCATCCGCTGCGCTCCCTTGTCTCGCGCTGCAAACATGGAGAGCCGCTCGATAACGCGCTCGATATTCCCGGCACCGCCGTGCGCCTGGGACAGGCGCAGCTCCAACAGGTTCTTTCAGATCCTCGGCAACGTTTCGTACGGCTCCCGTCGTACGACGAGATCCTGAAATCGCGGGCCGCATTTTCCCGAATGACAAGGCTGTTCTACGAAAACCCCGAGTCGGCATTTCTCCAGGAATGCGGCACGCTCGCCGTGCTGGTCAACAAACCGGCCGAGCCGCTCACCCAGGGCGAGATCGACCGCGTGTACGAGCTGCCGTTCACCTATCATCCGCACCCGTCGTATACGCGAGCGATTCCAGCCTACGAGCAGATAAAGGATTCGGTCACCGTGGTGCGCGGCTGCTTTGGCGGGTGCAACTTTTGCGGCCTGGGCGCGCACCAGGGGAAAACCATGCAGAGCAGGTCAAAGGAATCGGTGGTGCGGGAGATCAGGCGGCGGGCGATGATTCCCGGATGGAAAGGGATCGTTTCGGACCTCGGCGGCCCCACGGCAAACATGTACGGCCTCTTCTGCAGGCGGCCGAAGGACGGAAAACCCTGCGGCCGGAGGAGCTGCCTTTCGCCCGCAGCATGCGGCTATCTGCAGACGAGCCAGGCCGCATTCGCCGACCTCATCCGCACGGTGTGCGGGCTTGACATGGTGAAACACGTGTCGATCAACTCGGGCGTGCGCATGGACCTCGCGCTTCTGTGGCCCGAGATCATCGAGGTGGTGGCGAAAAAAGCAACCGGCGGCCAGCTCTCGGTGGCGCCTGAGCACCTTGCGCGGCACGCGCTGCGGGCCATGGGCAAACCCGAAGAGACGGGATGGCAGCGTTTCGAAGAACTTTTTTCGGCCGCAAGCAGCCGGGCTGGCAAGCAGCAGTACCTTGTGCCGTATTTCATCGCCGGCCATCCGGGAAGCACGATCGACGACGCGCGCGAGCTCGGCCAGTATCTCAAGCGCAGGGGCATAAAGGCGCGCAACGTGCAGGAATACATCCCCATTCCCATGACCGTGTCGTGCTCCGTATATGCCACGGGCGAGGACCCGTTTACCGGCAAGCCGGTGCCGGTTTCCTATAAGTTAAGCGATGTGCGGCGGCAGAAGGATCTCATCATGTGGTGGCAGACGCCGGAGCAGCCCCGGCACCCCCGCAGGCAACTCGGGGGCTTCCGCCGATGA
- a CDS encoding DUF1059 domain-containing protein, with product MYLFTCTPSSDLTLSGGCGEDITGPSLDEVVSGVVAHFHAEHGFAQIEAYNKEEFEKFRKKVAEQVKKAR from the coding sequence ATGTACCTTTTCACCTGCACCCCTTCCTCCGACCTCACGCTTTCCGGCGGCTGCGGCGAGGACATAACCGGCCCCTCGCTCGACGAGGTCGTTTCCGGCGTTGTGGCGCATTTCCACGCTGAGCACGGCTTTGCCCAGATCGAGGCGTATAACAAAGAGGAATTTGAAAAGTTCCGCAAAAAAGTGGCTGAACAGGTGAAGAAGGCGCGGTAG